The Cytobacillus sp. NJ13 sequence AATTAAAAACCTTTCGGCCTCAGAGATCAAACAAGGCTTTAAGGATGTTCCATCTTATGAGCATTCAGAAGGCGGAGAATTGGGCATCGTTGATTTGCTTGTTTCTGCCAAAATCTCCCCATCCAAACGCCAGGCACGTGAAGATGTGACGAATGGCGCTGTTTCAGTAAATGGAGAACGAATAACGGAGCTTGACTACACTCTTTCGGATAAGGACAAGATTGAAGGCCAATTTACTGTCATTCGCCGCGGAAAGAAGAAATACTTTTTAATTAAATACTAAAATGTAAGCCCTCCTGTGACGGAGGGCTTTTTGGCAATTCAACACCAGCCGCGATGAACAAATACTCGTTGACTGCACTGAGTAACGACGATTATTTCAGGGAGAACAGAAAGGGCAGTTAATTCTGTTGATTAACGCTGAAAACAGGTGAGGGGAAACAGAAAGGGCAGTTAATCAAGATGAATAACGACGAAAACAGACGAGGGGTAACAGAAATAGCAGTTAATCAAGATGAATAACGACGAAAACAGGTGAGGGGTAACAGAAATGGCAGTTAATCAAGATGAATAACGCCGAAAACAGGTGAGGGGTAACAGAAATGGCAGTTAATCAAGATGAATAACGACGAAAACAGGCGAGGGGTAACAGAAATAGCAGTTAATCAAGATGATTAACTACGAAAAAGACATCAGGGCAAACAATAAAGTAGTTAATCCCGCATAAGCTTGTTCATGAGAATTTACTTTTATGGTCAACGCTGGTAAAAGCTGTTATTTAATCATTGTTCATTAATATTATTCCATTAACACTCCATAAACAAAAAAACTGCCGACATTTCATCGGCAGTTTTACTATTATTAACGAGAGTAGAATTCAACGATTAGAGATTCGTTGATTTCAGCTGGAAGTTCAGAACGCTCAGGCATGCGAGTGAAAGTTCCTTCTAGCTTGTCTGCATCGAAAGATACGAAGTCAGGTACGAAGTTGTTTACTTCGATTGCTTCTTTAACGATGTCAAGGCTGCGAGATTTTTCGCGAAGTGTAATTGTTTGACCAGGTGCTACGCGGTATGATGGAATATCAACGCGAGATCCATCAACCATGATGTGACCATGGTTAACTAGCTGACGAGCTTGACGGCGAGTGCGTGCAAGACCTAAACGGTAAACCACGTTGTCAAGGCGTGATTCAAGAAGAATCATGAAGTTTTCACCGTGCTTACCAGGCATTTTGCCAGCTTTATCGAATAAATTGCGGAATTGACGCTCATTTACTCCGTACATATGACGAAGCTTTTGCTTCTCCTGCAATTGTAATCCGTATTCAGATAATTTTTTGCGCTGGTTTGGACCATGTTGTCCAGGAGCGTAAGGACGCTTTTCTAATTCTTTACCAGTTCCGCTTAGAGAGATTCCAAGACGACGGGATAATTTCCAGCTTGGACCAGTATAACGAGCCATTTAAGACTCCTCCTTTTGTGTTTTTATTTGGGTAAAATAAAAACAGAAACAGATGCGCACAACAATCATGTCCATTTTGTTTTCATGTACCTTCGCCCTAGCAGCAGAGGGTTACACAGTACCCCATCCCCAGAAAACTCTGGTTGAGGAACAAAATGAGTGCATCAAGGTGCTCACATAGGCTGCAATATTTTACACAAGGAGTATTATATAATTTTTAGAGGATAAAAGTCAAGATGATTTTATTTTTTACTCCTTCATATTTAAAGAATGTTTAAATTATAAGCGAAGTTTTTGTCCTTTGCTATTTTTCACATGAAATTAGAAAACTTATAAAGAGTCCATTTGCAAGATATGATATAATAAAGAAAAAATTGGAATTGTTTAATTAAAGGAAGGATGCTTTGCTTTTTTTATTTTAATGTGTATTTCTTGCCTTAAAAGATATGAATATAGGAAAGTCGAAACGAAATAGCCACATGTATGCTGAAAATATTAATTCTGGTCCGTTATAATATACCTTATTGGTTTAAAGATTCATGATCTGAGACATTTGATGGGTGATAATAAAGATGGATACACTTGAACGCCAAATCATACTTAATTTAAAAAGCCGATTTTTTGACATTATCGATACGGAGAACGGTTTCTTTCACTATGAAAAATTAGTGAATGAAATGCTTTCTGCCATTAAAGCCCTTACCGGAGCTGATGAAATAACTCTGTACGTCTTTAATGAATGGAAGCAGGAGTTTTTTGCAGAAGCTGCCACGAACCCGGATGCTTTGCTTTCACCTGCTTTTTCAGGTGATTTAAAAAGATGGGCTAACAAAAATAGAGAGCTGCAGAGTTTAGGCACTGAGATTAAGGGAGAACAAATCATGATTCCTCTTGTAAAGAGAGGTCAGCTGCTGGGATGCATGATTTTAACAGGTGAATCAGGCTGTTTTCACTCCTATCCAGAAAATGTATTTCAGGAGCTTAGCGAAGAATGCGGGCAATTTCTTGCTAAAGCTCAGGGTCTCGCCAAAATTGCATCTGAAGAAAAACGCTATAAACAGCTGTATCGAGTTACAGAGAAATTCCATTCCTCAATGGATATGGATATGGTGCTGGGGGAAATTATTTATACTTTGCAGGAAATGTATCCTACGTTTACCTATTACCTTCTGCTGTCCCAGGATAATAATAATCATGGGGATTTGCCCATTAGAGACCTTGAATATGACAGCGAAAACATCGCGGCCATGCAGGCATATGTCACAGGGGCTGTTCAATTTGAAGATTCCCTGCAGGAAATGCGCTCTGTCTTATATGCTCCATTAAAAGGGAAACAGGGGGTTTATGGAGTGCTTCAGGTCATAGCTCCTAATACCATCATATTCCCTAAAAATGAAATTGAATTTATCACGCTTCTGGCCAATACTGCAGGCAGTGCACTGGAAAATGCGCAGCTTTATCAGCAATCCAAGCGATTGATAGCGGACCTTCAATTAATTAACGAAACATCCCACCGCCTGAATTCGAATTTGCGCCTGACAGAAACCATGAACTTCATGGCGGATCAGATTCTGCATTCCTTTGATGCTGAAGAAGCCGGTTTCATCTTAATATCTTCTGATAGTGCCGATGTGAATATAATCCAGGGCAGCACTGAATTTTTTCAAACCAAAGAGGCAGAAATCTATATTCAGTATATAAAGACAAAGATCATTAAAGAGAAAGAGTCTCTTTTTATTGGGGATTTTTCTTTACAGTTCGAGGGAATGGCCAGCTTTTACAAATCCATCATGGCTGTGCCAATGACCCAATCTGGAGTATTAAAGGGGTTTGCCCTTGTCATGCATAGTTCTCCTTATCATTTTTCGTTTGAAACATTCAAGCTGCTCCAATCTTTGATTCATCATTCCACACTTGCCTTTACCAATTCAATGCTAAGAGAAGAGCTTGAAAAGATGGTTGTAACGGATCATTTAACAAAGCTATATTCGCGAAGTTATCTGGATGATCGGATTCATCAGTCCATGAATGAAGATCATGAAGGAACATTTATGCTTGTAGATATAGATGATTTTAAATTGGTAAATGATACATACGGACATCAGGTTGGCGATGAAATCATTATTCAAGTTGCCAATTTAATAAACAGCAATATCCGCAGCACTGATATAGGTGCAAGATGGGGCGGAGAGGAGCTGGCTCTTTACCTGCCAGGTGTTTCATTGCCGGCGGGATTGCTTATTGCTGAACGGCTTGTCAGAAAGGTATGTCAAATCACTGATCCCCAAGTAACCATTTCATGCGGTGTATCGTATTGGAGCAGGGGGAAAAATGATTCATATGCTGCGCTGTTTAAACGGGCTGACAAGGCATTATATACCGCCAAAAATACAGGGAAAAATAAAGTGATCATTGAGTCGGCTGCAGATTCATTTATCTAGGGACTGCCTTATGGAAAGGCAGTCTTTATTGGTATTTTTCCAAAACAAAATACTTTCAAAAAATATACTATTATCATATGCTGAAAGAGAAGTTTATTATAGATAATAATGTAAGCGCTTGCAGTGAAAGGGAGAGGTAGAATGGATAGGAAACATCGGTTTAACTTCGAGACGCAGGTCATCCATGAAGGATATGATGCTGAAAGGTTCAAGGGGAGCCTCGCACCGCCAATATTCCAGACGTCAACTTTTACATTTGAGACAGCACAGCAGGGAGAAAAGCGTTTCTCGGGTGAAGAAGAAGGCTATATCTATTCCCGTCTGGGAAATCCAACAGTTAAGATGCTTGAAGAAAGAATGGCCGCTCTGGAAAAAGGAGAAGCAGCCCTTGCTTTTGGGTCTGGTATGGCTGCAGTTTCAGCTGTCCTGTTTGCTTTAACAAAGACAGCTGACCATATTTTATGTTCTCAGGGAGTTTATGGCTGTACATTTGGGCTCCTGGAGATGATGGATGAAAAGTATAAAATCAGCCATGATTTTTCAGCTATGGAATCAAAGCAGCAGCTGCTTGATGAAATTAAACCGGAAACTGCCTGTATATATGTTGAAACTCCAATAAATCCAACAATGAAATTAGTGGATCTGAAAATGGTTGCAGAAGCAGCGAGAGAGAAAGGAATTCCAGTTGTAGTTGATAATACTTTCTGTTCGCCATATTTGCAGAATCCGATAGAACTGGGCTGTGATATTGTCATTCATAGTGCGACAAAATACATCGGGGGTCATGGTGACGTAGTTGCCGGGCTTGTAATTGGGTCTAAAGAATTTTTAGATAAAGTCTCCATGACGACTCAAAAAGACATTGGAGGCATTATTTCACCTTTTGATGCCTGGCTGCTTCTGCGCGGGTTGAAAACACTTGCAGTCAGACTCGACAGGCATTGTGACAATGCGGAACAGCTTGCAACATACTTATTGGAGCATCCAAAGGTAGAAAAAGTTTATTTTCCAGGAGACAGCAATAATGCAGATTTTGAAATTGCACAAAAACAAATGAGGAGACCTGGCGGGATGATTTCTTTTACTCTAAAGGGGGATAAAGAGACTGCTCAGGAATTTATGAACCGGCTGAATCTAATTAAAATTGCTGTGAGCCTTGGAGATGCTGAGACATTGATTCAGCACCCTGCTACGATGACTCATGCAGTGGTTCCAAAGGAGTCACGTGAAAAGATGGGCATTGAAGATACTCTGCTGAGGCTTTCAGTTGGACTTGAATCGTGGGAAGATATCAGGGATGATCTGTCCCAGGCACTCGAAGGAGCCTAATACTAAAAGGAGATGGCCTCAGATACGGTCATCTCCTTTTTGCAATTCCGTTAAAGGAATGATACAAGCACTTCCGAGAAGTCTTCAAGGTATTTTTGGTCAAGTTCATCAAACCGGTTTTTTTCTGGTGAATCAATATCCAGCACACCAAGAAGATTGCCCTCTTTGACAAGCGGAATGACGATTTCAGACTGCGAAGCTGCGTCACAGGCGATATGGCCAGGGAATTGATGGACATCTTCTACACGGAATGTTTCCATTTGCTTGGCAGCTGTCCCGCAAACGCCTTTACCAAGGGGGATTCTTACACATGCCGGCAGACCCTGAAATGGCCCAAGAACCAGCTCGCCTTCTTCCATCAAGTAAAACCCTACCCAGTTTGTACGGTCCAGGAATTGATTAAGAAGTGCTGATGCATTGCTTAGATTGGCAATGCTGTTTGTTTCTCCTTCAAGAAGAGCAGAGAGCTGTTTAATCAATAATTGATAATTTTCTTCACGGGTTCCCTTGTATGATTCGACACTAAACATCACAATTCACCTTACTTCCTCAAAGATATATGAATTTCCTGGCAGAAGAACAGGAAATTAGATAGACATTGTCGAGAACTTTAAAAAGGATAAGACGATTTTAGCAAGAATGTTTAATTATCACAACAAATCCGTTTTTGAATAAAGCCATAATTTATTATTCGCTCATTTATGCATGAACAGAGACTTTACAAAAGAAAGCGAGGCGGGAAAGATGAAAAAAAATTCAAAAGAGGCAATTGTGTCGGCCGCTATCTCCTTATTTAATACGAAAGGATTCTCTGGGACTTCCATCCGTGATATTGCAGGCAAAGCGCAGACAAATCCGGCGAATATCGCATACTATTTCGATAACAAACACGGGCTGCTTGAATATTGCTTTACTGCATTTTTTGAAGGGTATATTCAGGAGATTGAGAGGGGGTTTTCATTTCTTGAGCAGGGGGCTGCTCTGAGCCTGAAAAAAATTGCGCAAAATATTATGGCTTATCAATTTGAACATAGCCATTTAACAAGATTGATCCTCCGGGAAATTTCTATAGACTCCCAAGTAGTAAGGGAAATCATGTCCACTTACTTAGCAAAGGAAAAGTTTTATTTTGGCAAGGTGCTGGAAAGGGGCATGAAAACAAAAGAGTTTCGTATCCATTCAGCCAATTATACGATTGTCCAGCTGAAAGGACTCCTGTCCATGCCATTTTTGAACACACATTATATGGCTGAAGTTCTGCATGTATTTCCTCATGAAAAATATTTCGCAGACAAATACACGAAGGAGATCTTCAATTGGGTTGATGGAGTCCTATGCAATCATGCCGGAAAACCTTATGCTGCTGTACTCTGAAAGCATTTAAAGGTGTTTCATTCTATCAAGGCCCTGGCCCATTTCCTTTGCCTGATGAGAATCGGACCCATAAATCAGTGAAATGCCTTTTTGGGCCGCTGCTTCTGCTGCCCAATCGGGAGGATAGGACTCTTTGCATAACGGCTTGGCGAAGCCGGCTCCGTTATAGTCGAGTTCATAGTCTTGTTTTTGTACCTCATCAAGTATTTGGTTTATTTCCTCTCTAAATTCCCGATCAGCGGGATATTTTTTTTGGAACTTTTTAACCAGGGTAATATGCCCAATCCTTCTTGGTTTGAATGGCCCCAAATCTGCTTTTATAGATAAAAGCAGGGTGCGGAAATAATTCATATAAACAGCTTCAATTGAACCGTATTCTTCGATCATCTTTCCAAAAACATCGGGACTGTAGTCCAGGCATTCGTAGCGGCTCCCATGCTTTAGAAAGTGTACAGATAAAATAGAGTCATCCATATACTTCCCGTTCATATCGAGAAATTTTCGGATCTCCTGTTCAAAGCCTTCAATATAATCCACTTCAAGCCCCGCATTAATCCTGATTTTTCCTTGATAAGCAGCTTTCACTCTTGATATATCAGTAAAATACTTTTCAAGATGTTCCTTGCGCATCGCACTGTCGCGAGCAGGTGCGGGATCCTCAAAGCCCTCAGGGAGCGGAGCATGTTCAGTAAATGAAATTTCCTTAAAACCAAGATTTATTGCTTTTTCAACATAATCTTCTAATGCGTCCTTTGTCCCGTGAGGACAATAGGGGGTGTGGATGTGTCCGTCTTTTAGCATATGGAGAGCTTCCTTTCTGCAAATGTTTATAAATACAGTACTCAAGTCTCTTTTTAACATATCTCTTAAATAAAGAAGGAAATCTTTTATAAAAAGCGAATTGTTTGTATTTGAACAGCTCATATAGTTCAATAAAAAAATACGGATGTTCCAGTTATTTTCCGAAAATAGCAATTTAGATAAGATATAAAAGAAGAAATTCATAAAAATATGAAATAAATAGTCAAAAAATGTCGTTTACATGGTATCATAAAAGCATTGAAAATAACATGTGAAAATGAAGAAACGCCTGCGGGCATTTGTTATTACTTAAATAAAAACTTTACATATACATATTGGCTCGGGAACAGAACAGGGGGCTTTAAAATGGAATACATAATTGGAGTTATAGTCATTCTTTTATGCCTATATCTCACGGGATATTTTTTTAAGAAAAAACATTATAAGGAAATTGACAGGCTGGAAACATGGAAGATGGACATAACGGACCGCCCTGTTCTAGATGAGATGTCAAGAGTTAAAAAACTTAATATGACGGGGCAGACAGAAGAATTGTTTGAACGCTGGAGAAATGAATGGGATGAGATCGTAACATCACAGCTTCCGGATGTGGAGGAATTGTTATTTGATGCTGAAGAGAGCATCGATAAATACCGCTTTAAGAATTCCCAGGAAATCCAGCAGAGAATAGAGAAGAGATTAACCGAGATAGAAGAAAGCATAAAAAATCTGCTGAGTGAATTGAATGAGCTGGTAGGCAGTGAAGAGAAAAATAGAGCGGAAATTGAAGAATTGAAAGAAATGTATCGCCAATGCAAAAAGTCTCTGCTTGCACATCGCCATACATTCGGTAAATCAGAAATAATTCTTGAAGAACAGCTGGATGAAGCATTAGCCAAATTTGAAGAATTTGATGAGAAAACGGAGAAGGGCAATTACCTTGAAGCTCGTGAGATCCTTCTTGTGATTAAAGTGCTGCTTGAGGATTCTCAGGCTAAAATGGAAGCTATTCCAAACCTGATGGTTGAGTGTCAATCCAAGATCCCTTCCCAGCTGGAAGAGTTAAGGGATGGGTACAAGGAAATGCTGGATCAGGGGTATCTGCTTGATCATCTGCAAATAGATAAAGAAATTGAGAGACTTGAAGAACAAGTAACTGCATATGCCGGCTCTATTGATAAAGCGCAAATCGAGGAAGTTCAAAAAGGAGTCGAAGAGATTAAAGATAATATTGAACTTCTGTATGATCTGCTCGAAAAGGAAGTACATGCCAGACATTACTTAAGCCAGCAGGATGATGCAACAAGAAACATGCTTTATAATAATAAAGATATGAATAATCAGCTTAAGACAGAGATAACTGCTATCCGGAATAGCTATCATGTTCCAGACAAGGATCTGGAAATTCAAATCCATCTGGAGAAAAAAATAACTCAGCTCTTCAAAAAATTCGAAGTGCTGGAGCATAAAATTAATAGCGGGAGTACTCCCCATACTGTCTTGAGAGAAGAGCTTGCTGAAATCAAGGAACACATTGAGGAAATTTCAGATGAGCAGACAGCCTTTGCGGAAATGCTCCAGGCCTTAAGAAAAGACGAGATGTCTGCAAGGGAAAAAGTAAAAGAGTTAAGCAAGAAAGTGGCAGAAACGATAAGGCTTATCTCCAAAAACAATGTGCCTGGAGTTTCCCAGGAATATAAATATTTGATCCAGGATGCGAAAGAAAGCATAGATAATGTGCTGGCTAAACTCGATGAGAAACCATTGAATATTCCTGCGGTCCAGCAATATCTTGAAGTTGCGGTGCTTACTGTCGATAAGGCTGCGGATTCAGTGAGTGATATGATTGAGACGATCCTTTTAGCTGAGAAAGTCATTCAATATGGAAATCGATACAGAAGCAGATATCCATCTATTGATAAAGGGTTAATGGAAGCAGAAGCTTCATTTAGAAACTATGAATATAAAACAGCACTGGAGCAGGCTGCAGCTTCAATCGAAGAGGTCGAGCCGGGTGCGATCAAGAGAATAGAAGAAATGATAACTGAGCACTAAAAAACCAGATCCGATTGGATCTGGTTTTTTGTTGTCCGCTTCTGCCTTTGTTCTTTAGTCATTTACAGCAATTGGCTTTTTAGCTTCTCCGAAAGCTATTGCCAGGAAGTAACCTATTACAGCTCCTGCAATGGCAGGCACAATCCAGCCGATTCCTTCAGCAAAGAATGGCAGGAATTGCAGTGAGTCTGTGATGACGGATACATCCATTCCAGCTGTTTTTAACCCATCCACAAAACTAATTAAGCCTGTAGGAATTAAAGCCCCTATATATACCGCAGAGTATCCATTAAAGGCATTGTGCATAAAGGAAAGCAGAATCAGCACGATGGCCAGAGGATAAATAATGATTAAGATTGGCAATGAAAGTTGAATCAGCTGAGTTAAACCAATGTTTGCAACCACCATGCTGAACAGAGAAAGAATGATGACAATGGTTTTATAAGGTACTTTTGGGAGCAGCTTATGAAAGTACTGCGCACAAGCGGAAACGAGTCCGACTGACGTGGTAAGGCATGCTACCGTAATGGCCAGCCCAAGGATCAATGCTCCCGAAGCGCCAAATAGATATTGAGAAGCGGCGGATAGGACAGCACCGCCATTATCAAATTGACCTATAGCTTCCATACTTGATGCCCCAATATATGCAAGGGACAAGTATACTGCCGCAAGACCAGCAGCTGCTATAAGTCCGGCAGTAATGCATATTTTCATAAGTGAATGTTTATTTGTCACACCCATACCCTTTATTGAACTAATAACAATAATACCGAATACTAAAGCTGCAATTGTATCCATAGTCAGGTAGCCTTCAATGAAGCCTTTAAAGAACGGCCCCTCTGCATATGCCCCCATCGGTGCTTTTAATTCGCCCATTGGAGTAATGATGCTTTTAATAACCAGAACAGCAAGGATTATGAGGAGTGCAGGCGTGAAAATATTGCCGATCCTATCCACTAACTTCGATGGATTCAAAGAAAGCCATGCTGTAATGCAAAAAAAGACAATGGTATAAGCTAATAAAGCATATGCACTTTTGGAAGCGGTTTCAGACAAGAACGGAGTAATCCCTATTTCAAAAGCAACGGTTCCGGTACGCGGAATTCCGAAAAATGGTCCGATGGCTAAGTACATAATAATCGTAAAAATAATTCCATATAAAGGGTGTACACGGCTTGCAATCGTCTGTAAATCGCCATTTTTGGCAATGGCAATAATGCCTAATAGCGGCAATCCGACCCCTGTAATTAAAAATCCGATAATAGCAGTCCATACATTCGTTCCGGCAGATTGTCCCAGGAATGGAGGGAAAATCATATTCCCTGCCCCAAAGAATAGAGCAAATAACATGAGTCCGACGGCGAGAATTTGTTTTGGTGCTAATGTTTTATTCTCCATATATATCCTCCTGAAAATAGTTCCATATCATAATGTTTAGAACATTTTCATATTAGCACAGGTGCTAAAAAAAATGTCGAAAAAATACGAAGTCTTAATATTAAGTATTTTATGATAATAAACTGGAGCTGTCCTTTACTCACAGTGCCATATTATCAGCTTTCCACGGGGGCAGCAATTCATTCATTTGGTTAATTTGTTCAAACTTGAATAATTTAATAGTAAAGAAATGAATATTTAAAAACAAAAGCTAATTACATTTCCAATCTTACATGGTTATGATATGATTTACAGTTGGCTAAAGGGTTTTCGGAACGGAAAGGAGAAGTCCGTGATTTATTTAGATAACAGTGCAACGACAAAACCATATAAAGAAGTGCTTGAATCTTTTATAAAGGTTTCTTCAGAATACTTTGGGAATCCCTCTTCCCTGCACGAATTCGGCGGAAAGGCAGAGAGGCTGCTCATGCAGGCACGTGAGCAAATTGCTCATCTGCTGAATGTTAAGCATAATGAGGTGTATTTTACATCAGGAGGGACAGAGAGCAATAATCTTGCAATAAAAGGAACGGCTTTAATGCATAGGAAAAGAGGCCGCCATATTATCACAACTGGATTGGAACATGCTTCAGTGAAGGAAGCGATGGAGCAGCTGAAAGAATTGGGCTACCACATTTCCATCATTCCACCGGATAAAGACGGTATTGTCCATGCTGAAGACATTGAAAAGGAAATTACACCGGAAACTATTTTAGTCTCAGTTATGCATGTAAATAATGAAATTGGTTCCATTCAGCCAATAAAAGAAATTGGAGAGATGCTGAAGAAGCATTCGCGAGTGATATTCCATGTAGATCACGTCCAGGGAATCGGAAAGGTTCCTCTTGATCTTTATCAAGCCAGCGTGGATCTGTGTACGATTTCAGCTCATAAATTCCACGGTTTAAAAGGGAATGGGGTTTTGTTCATTCGAGATGGTCTTCGTCTTTCACCGTTATTCTCCGGGGGCAATCAGGAATGGAAAATAAGAAGCGGCACAGAAAATGTAGCTGGCATTGTAGCAATGGCAAAGGCGCTAAGGCTTACAATAAATAATATGGAAAAGCATTTGAGCCGGCTTATATCTATTAAAAGGTATATTTTTGAGGAAATGAATAAAATTGAGGATATTACTGTCCATACCCCCGAAAGAAACTCTGCTCCTCATATTGTGAATTTTTCCATAGAAGGATTCAAAGCAGAGGTATTTGTCCACGCTTTAGAAGAGCGCGGGATTTATATATCAACTACAAGTGCCTGCTCTTCAAAGAAAGCTGCTGCCAGCATCACCTTGATGGCTATGGGAATCCCTGAAAAAGATGCGAAAAGTGCAGTCCGGATCAGCTTATCTTATGATAATACAATGGAAGAGGCAGAGGTTTTTGCTGAGGCAGTAAAAGAGACCGTCATAAGGCTAAGAGAGGTAATGAAATCATGAAAAATTATGATCGTATACTTATACGATATGGAGAAATCTCCACAAAAGGAAGAAACCGCAATAAGTTTGTGGATAAATTAAGAAAAAGCATATTAGATGTGCTCAATGAATTTCCCGGGATCAAGATTGAATCTACAAGAGACCGAATGTATGTTGTCTTGAATGGAGCAGATGGCAGAGAGGTTTCTGATCGCCTCAAGGGCATCTTTGGCATTCAGTCTTTCAGCCCTGCTGTTAAAACCACTAAAGATATAGAAGAAATGAAGACAGCCGCATTGGCATTATTCTTAAAACATTTTGAAGAAGGAAAGACTTTCAAAATTACGGCTAAGAGAGCGGATAAAAGCTTTCCTTTAAATACAGACGAACTCAATCATGAATTTGGCGGACACCTGCTGAAGAATGTGCCGGGTCTAAAAGTGAACGTAAAAAAACCGGATATAAATCTGCAAATTGAAGTTCGCGAAGAGGCGGCTTACTTATCATGCGAAACCATTCAGGGTGCTGGCGGACTTCCTGCAGGTTCGAGCGGAAAAGCCATGCTTATGCTCTCTGGGGGAATTGACAGCCCGGTAGCAGGTTACTTGTCCATGAAGAGGGGATTGGAAATTGAAGCTGTCCATTTTCACAGCCCGCCTTTCACGAGTGAGCGCGCAAAACAAAAAGTAATTGATTTAACTGAAAAACTTTCTAATATTGCTGGAACCGTAGTACTTCATATTGTTCCTTTTACAGAGATTCAGCAGCTGATCCATCAGCAGGTTCCGTCGAATTATACGATGACGGCTACAAGACGATTGATGCTTCGGATCACTGATGAAATACGCAATAAAAATGATGGTCTTGCCATCATCACGGGGGAAAGTCTTGGACAGGTAGC is a genomic window containing:
- the brnQ gene encoding branched-chain amino acid transport system II carrier protein gives rise to the protein MENKTLAPKQILAVGLMLFALFFGAGNMIFPPFLGQSAGTNVWTAIIGFLITGVGLPLLGIIAIAKNGDLQTIASRVHPLYGIIFTIIMYLAIGPFFGIPRTGTVAFEIGITPFLSETASKSAYALLAYTIVFFCITAWLSLNPSKLVDRIGNIFTPALLIILAVLVIKSIITPMGELKAPMGAYAEGPFFKGFIEGYLTMDTIAALVFGIIVISSIKGMGVTNKHSLMKICITAGLIAAAGLAAVYLSLAYIGASSMEAIGQFDNGGAVLSAASQYLFGASGALILGLAITVACLTTSVGLVSACAQYFHKLLPKVPYKTIVIILSLFSMVVANIGLTQLIQLSLPILIIIYPLAIVLILLSFMHNAFNGYSAVYIGALIPTGLISFVDGLKTAGMDVSVITDSLQFLPFFAEGIGWIVPAIAGAVIGYFLAIAFGEAKKPIAVND
- a CDS encoding cysteine desulfurase family protein; translation: MIYLDNSATTKPYKEVLESFIKVSSEYFGNPSSLHEFGGKAERLLMQAREQIAHLLNVKHNEVYFTSGGTESNNLAIKGTALMHRKRGRHIITTGLEHASVKEAMEQLKELGYHISIIPPDKDGIVHAEDIEKEITPETILVSVMHVNNEIGSIQPIKEIGEMLKKHSRVIFHVDHVQGIGKVPLDLYQASVDLCTISAHKFHGLKGNGVLFIRDGLRLSPLFSGGNQEWKIRSGTENVAGIVAMAKALRLTINNMEKHLSRLISIKRYIFEEMNKIEDITVHTPERNSAPHIVNFSIEGFKAEVFVHALEERGIYISTTSACSSKKAAASITLMAMGIPEKDAKSAVRISLSYDNTMEEAEVFAEAVKETVIRLREVMKS
- the thiI gene encoding tRNA uracil 4-sulfurtransferase ThiI, which produces MKNYDRILIRYGEISTKGRNRNKFVDKLRKSILDVLNEFPGIKIESTRDRMYVVLNGADGREVSDRLKGIFGIQSFSPAVKTTKDIEEMKTAALALFLKHFEEGKTFKITAKRADKSFPLNTDELNHEFGGHLLKNVPGLKVNVKKPDINLQIEVREEAAYLSCETIQGAGGLPAGSSGKAMLMLSGGIDSPVAGYLSMKRGLEIEAVHFHSPPFTSERAKQKVIDLTEKLSNIAGTVVLHIVPFTEIQQLIHQQVPSNYTMTATRRLMLRITDEIRNKNDGLAIITGESLGQVASQTLESMFAINDVTTTPILRPLITMDKSEIIDIAQSIDTHDISIRPFEDCCTVFVPSSPKTKPKRDKVRRFESFVDFEPLIAKAVDDTEMTVIKPQSRNEESFGELF